The Parambassis ranga chromosome 1, fParRan2.1, whole genome shotgun sequence genome includes a region encoding these proteins:
- the srp68 gene encoding signal recognition particle subunit SRP68, with amino-acid sequence MAADKQNEAKVSLVDENKENSPDGGLGLEILQIIKESQQQHGLRHGDYQRYRGYCSRRLRRLRKTLGFKMGNRHKFVGKKVTVEMLSDNRYLLLVLMEAERAWSYAMQLKQEANTEPRKRFHLLARLRKAAKHSERLEKLCESHRVDAKTKLEAQAYTAYLTGMVEFELQEWRLAMEAFNKCKTIYEKLASAFTEELALLYRQRVDEISPNIRYCAYNIGDQNAINDLMQMRLTGGGGGMMAEKLEALITQARTKQAATMSEVVWRGQQVPVKIDKARIFLLGLADNEAAIAQAANEETKEHLYETLLAECRDTIQAVREELKSEAKQRERNSEVDGGKVSNLQLLHSYLTYIKLCTLVKRNESMAHTLQAKLKEPEADENKRGPRPQDLIRLYDIILQSLAELSTLQGLENDHTFQKEVSLKTLVYKAYRCFFIAQSYVLVKKWSEGLVLYERVLKYAKEVQSKAKSLNNSLKDLPDVQELIAEVNAEKYSLQAAAILDTDESPEVPSQQQVKDNTPLCDHLETFRLDPALVGKQPNLVHFPPDFQPIPCKPLFFDLALNHVAFPPLDDKVEQKGKGGLTGYIKGIFGFGS; translated from the exons ATGGCCGCAGACAAGCAAAACGAAGCCAAAGTTTCCCTCGTggatgaaaataaagaaaattcaCCAGATGGAGGACTTGGACTGGAAA TCCTGCAAATCATCAAGGAGTCCCAGCAGCAACATGGCCTCAGGCACGGAGACTACCAGAGATACAG AGGCTACTGCTCCCGCAGGCTGCGTCGCCTACGCAAGACTCTAGGCTTCAAGATGGGTAACCGACACAAGTTTGTTGGGAAGAAAGTCACGGTGGAAATGCTTTCTGACAACAG ATATCTTTTGCTGGTTTTAATGGAGGCGGAGCGTGCATGGAGCTATGCCATGCAGCTAAAGCAGGAGGCCAATACTGAGCCACGCAAACGCTTCCACCTGTTGGCAAGACTGCGCAAGGCTGCCAAGCACAGTGAGAGGCTAGAGAAGCTCTGCGAAAGCCACCGTGTTGATGCAAAGACTAAACTGGAGGCACAG GCCTACACTGCGTACCTGACTGGTATGGTGGAGTTTGAACTGCAGGAATGGAGGCTTGCCATGGAGGCCTTCAACAAGTGCAA AACCATCTATGAGAAACTGGCCAGTGCGTTTACTGAGGAGCTAGCTCTTCTGTACCGTCAGCGTGTAGATGAGATATCGCCCAACATCCGCTACTGTGCTTACAACATTG GTGACCAGAACGCCATTAATGACTTGATGCAGATGAGGttgactggaggaggaggaggcatgatGGCTGAGAAACTAGAG GCTCTGATCACTCAGGCAAGAACCAAGCAGGCTGCCACTATGAGTGAGGTGGTGTGGCGAGGGCAACAAGTGCCTGTTAAGATTGACAAGGCCCGCATCTTTCTGTTGGGTCTGGCTGACAACGAGGCCGCTATCGCTCAG GCAGCTAATGAGGAGACCAAAGAGCATCTGTATGAGACCCTGCTGGCCGAGTGCAGGGACACCATCCAAGCTGTGAGAGAGGAACTCAAGAGTGAAGCG AAACAGCGAGAGAGGAACTCTGAAGTCGATGGAGGGAAGGTGTCCaacctgcagcttctgcacag TTACCTGACCTACATCAAGCTGTGTACATTGGTGAAGAGGAATGAGAGTATGGCTCATACTCTGCAGGCAAAACTCAAGGAACCTGAGGCTGATGAGAACAAAAGAGGGCCCCGTCCGCAGGATCTCATCCGGCTCTATGATATCATCCTGCAG AGTCTGGCTGAGCTTTCCACCCTGCAGGGTCTGGAGAATGACCACACCTTCCAGAAAGAGGTGTCCCTCAAGACACTGGTCTACAAGGCCTACAG GTGTTTCTTTATAGCCCAGTCTTATGTGCTGGTGAAGAAGTGGAGTGAGGGACTGGTGCTGTATGAGAGGGTGCTGAAATATGCCAAGGAGGTGCAGTCTAAGGCCAAGAGCCTCAACAATAGCCTCAAG GATCTTCCTGATGTTCAGGAGCTCATTGCTGAGGTCAATGCTGAAAAATACTCACTTCAAGCAGCAGCCATTTTAG acACTGATGAGAGTCCTGAAGTTCCTTCTCAGCAGCAAGTGAAAGACAACACG CCCCTCTGTGACCACCTGGAGACCTTCCGCCTCGACCCGGCTCTTGTAGGAAAGCAGCCAAATCTGGTTCATTTTCCCCCTGACTTCCAGCCAATCCCCTGCAAGCCTCTGTTCTTCGACCTTGCTCTCAACCATGTGGCCTTCCCACCTCTGGATGACAAGGTGGAGCAGAAGGGAAAGGGTGGTCTGACCGGCTACATCAAGGGCATTTTTGGTTTTGGCAGCTAA
- the polg2 gene encoding DNA polymerase subunit gamma-2, mitochondrial produces MLTVCIRRALTKRSSSLKNKHCSRTRSSSSSTEDPDQFRTLLQLCVDRYYVSPGQVNTELFQRGMCCNYGPLGTELRRNLLDQWWRSVTRSRAQVFGINTNSGLDRTAEGQGPLRIVDYENLKQLLERQELSKEQLIQEAHLLLQRCPSVRTNLLQGALEQFVPTLGVVSRKLPFGLAETGLCLQPAEGSGCPAEVTQTSLVWFCSLHTSSQWLDHWTRQRLKWWRKFALSPSDFSSSEVPPEELEQAASRGVRIMYSFPWGQESLETLWNRGNAELLHTHQGVRSKLQCRDGRKSIPHVVSITGNMDRGMLAFLSNSLQQLKRQDGKQKLLQRKVLKLHPVLAPVKVALDIGKGATMEQRQVCEGLLLEFLEAKISTWPGYLETLTTSLEQLNAKYDEMGVLFTVAIGENTLESGLLQVRSRDTTIKETMHISEVKNFISKYISAADNI; encoded by the exons ATGCTAACTGTCTGCATCAGACGCGCCCTGACGAAGCGCTCATCctcactgaaaaacaaacactgctctCGGACACGGAGCAGTTCATCATCGACTGAGGATCCGGACCAGTTCAGGACTTTACTGCAGCTTTGCGTGGACAGATACTATGTCTCCCCTGGTCAGGTTAACACGGAGCTGTTTCAGCGTGGGATGTGCTGCAACTATGGACCTCTGGGCACGGAGCTGAGGAGAAACCTGTTGGACCAGTGGTGGCGCTCTGTGACCCGCTCCAGAGCTCAGGTGTTTGGTATTAATACCAACAGCGGCCTGGACAGGACAGCAGAGGGACAGGGACCACTGAGGATTGTTGATTATGAAAATCTAAAACAACTGCTAGAGCGACAGGAGCTCAGCAAAGAACAGCTCATCCAGGAAGCACACCTGCTCCTCCAGAGGTGTCCATCTGTGAGGACAAACTTACTTCAAG GTGCCTTGGAGCAGTTTGTCCCCACACTGGGGGTGGTGAGTAGGAAGCTACCGTTCGGCCTGGCTGAGACGGGactgtgtttacagcctgcagAGGGCTCTGGCTG CCCAGCTGAGGTCACACAGACATCACTGGTGTGGTTCTGCTCTCTACACACTTCCTCCCAGTGGCTGGATCACTGGACCCGACAGAGGTTGAAATGGTGGAGGAAA TTTGCCCTGTCCCCGTCtgacttcagcagcagtgaggttCCACCGGAGGAACTCGAGCAGGCAGCATCTCGTGGTGTGAGGATTATGTACAGTTTCCCTTGGGGACAGGAGTCCCTGGAGACTCTGTGGAATCGAGGGAATGCAgagctgcttcacacacaccaaGGTGTCCGCTCCAAACTACAG TGCCGGGATGGACGGAAGTCAATACCGCACGTCGTTTCAATAACTGGCAACATGGACCGTGGTATGTTGGCTTTTCTGTCCAACTCACTCCAGCAGTTGAAGAGACAAGACGGAAAgcagaagctgctgcagagaaag GTTCTGAAGTTGCATCCAGTGTTGGCTCCAGTCAAAGTGGCTTTAGACATTGGTAAGGGAGCTACTATGGAGCAGAGGCAG GTGTGTGAAGGTCTTTTGCTGGAGTTTCTGGAAGCAAAGATTTCCACATGGCCTGGATATCTGGAAACACTGACAACATCATTGGAGCAGCTGAATGccaa GTATGACGAGATGGGGGTTCTGTTCACCGTGGCGATCGGTGAAAACACACTGGAGAGCGGCCTCCTTCAGGTCCGCAGCAGAGACACCACTATCAAAGAGACCATGCACATCTCGGAGGTCAAGAACTTTATATCCAAATACATTTCTGCTGCCGACAACATCTGA
- the LOC114433905 gene encoding probable ATP-dependent RNA helicase DDX5 encodes MPGFSDRDRGRDRGYGGGPPRFGGGGGSNRGGPPPGKFGNPGERLRKKHWNLDELPKFQKNFYQEHPDVTRRPLQEVEQYRRSKEVTVKGRDCPKPIVKFHEAAFPSYVMDVIVKQNWTEPTPIQSQGWPVALSGKDMVGIAQTGSGKTLAYLLPAIVHIQHQPFLEHGDGPICLVLAPTRELAQQVQQVAAEYGRASRLKSTCIYGGAPKGPQIRDLERGVEICIATPGRLIDFLECGKTNLRRCTYLVLDEADRMLDMGFEPQIRKIVEQIRPDRQTLMWSATWPKEVRQLAEDFLKDYVQINIGALQLSANHNILQIVDVCNDMEKEDKLIRLLEEIMSEKENKTIIFVETKRRCDELTRRMRRDGWPAMGIHGDKSQQERDWVLNEFRYGKAPILIATDVASRGLDVEDVKFVINYDYPNSSEDYIHRIGRTARSQKTGTAYTFFTPNNMKQASDLISVLREANQAINPKLIQMAEDRGGRGRGGRSGYKDDRRDRYSGGGRSNFGGSSYRDRDGDRGFGGGPKSAFGGGKAQNGGNYGGNSSNSGGSYGNNSYGNSNGQGNFGAPANQVGAFGNQSFQGPPQFGAMQRAAQNGMAHPPFPFNSQPPPPQAQQPPPPPPMVPYPMPPPFPQ; translated from the exons GTATGGCGGCGGGCCTCCTCGTTTTGGTGGCGGCGGAGGAAGCAACAGGGGTGGACCTCCTCCAGGAAAGTTTGGCAACCCTGGCGAGAGGCTGCGAAAAAAACACTGGAACCTTGATGAGCTTCCAAAGTTTCAAAAGAACTTCTACCAGGAGCACCCAGATGTTACCCGGAGACCCCTT CAAGAGGTTGAACAATACAGAAGAAGCAAAGAGGTTACAGTGAAAGGCAGAGACTGCCCCAAACCAATCGTCAAGTTCCATGAAGCTGCATTTCCAA GCTATGTCATGGATGTTATTGTCAAACAGAATTGGACAGAGCCAACTCCAATCCAGTCTCAGGGGTGGCCTGTTGCCCTCAGTGGCAAAGACATGGTTGGCATTGCTCAAACTGGGTCTGGCAAAACCCTTGCA TACCTTCTGCCTGCAATTGTGCATATCCAACATCAGCCATTCTTGGAGCATGGAGATGGACCTATT TGCCTGGTACTGGCACCAACCCGTGAGTTGGCTCAGCAGGTGCAACAAGTGGCGGCTGAATATGGCAGGGCATCTCGTCTCAAGAGCACCTGCATCTACGGCGGTGCACCTAAAGGACCTCAAATCAGGGACCTGGAGAGGG gTGTTGAGATTTGCATCGCCACCCCAGGTCGTCTTATTGACTTCCTGGAGTGTGGTAAGACTAACTTGCGCCGTTGCACCTATCTGGTGCTGGATGAAGCTGACCGCATGCTGGACATGGGATTTGAACCTCAGATCCGCAAGATAGTGGAACAAATTAGG CCAGACCGTCAGACCCTGATGTGGAGTGCCACCTGGCCTAAAGAGGTTCGTCAGCTGGCTGAGGACTTCCTGAAGGACTATGTTCAGATCAATATTGGCGCACTGCAGCTCAGTGCCAATCACAATATCCTGCAGATAGTGGATGTCTGTAACGACATGGAAAAGGAGGACaa ACTGATCCGTTTGCTGGAGGAGATAATGAGTGAAAAGGAGAACAAGACCATCATATTTGTTGAGACCAAAAGACGTTGTGATGAGCTCACCAGGAGGATGAGAAGAGATGG GTGGCCAGCTATGGGAATCCATGGAGACAAGAGCCAGCAGGAGAGGGACTGGGTCCTTAATG AGTTCAGATATGGCAAAGCTCCAATTCTCATTGCTACAGATGTGGCATCCCGTGGCTTAG ATGTGGAGGATGTCAAATTTGTCATCAATTATGACTACCCTAACTCCTCCGAGGATTATATCCACCGAATTGGACGCACAGCCCGAAGTCAAAAAACGGGCACAGCCTACACCTTCTTCACCCCCAACAACATGAAACAGGCCAGTGACCTGATCTCTGTGCTCCGTGAGGCCAACCAGGCCATAAACCCCAAGCTGATCCAGatggcagaggacagaggag GTCGTGGAAGGGGTGGAAGAAGTGGCTACAAAGATGACCGGCGGGATAGGTATTCTGGGGGTGGGAGGAGTAACTTTGGCGGTAGTAGCTATAGGGACAGGGATGGTGATCGAGGGTTTGGTGGTGGGCCGAAGAGTGCCTTTGGTGGTGGCAAGGCCCAAAATGGTGGAAACTATGGAGGCAACAGTAGTAACTCTGGCGGTAGCTATGGCAACAACAGTTATGGCAACAGCAATGGACAGGGTAATTTTGGTGCTCCAGCAAACCAGGTGGGTGCCTTTGGTAACCAAAGCTTCCAGGGCCCCCCTCAGTTCGGGGCCATGCAGAGGGCCGCTCAGAATGGCATGGCACACCCGCCGTTCCCATTCAACTCACAGCCACCACCGCCACAGGCTCAACagccaccacccccaccaccgATGGTGCCCTACCCCATGCCACCACCTTTCCCACAGTAG